Sequence from the Sphingobacteriaceae bacterium GW460-11-11-14-LB5 genome:
AGCCAACGGTTGCGCCGGTTAAAACGCCAATACACACCGGCATGGCAATGCCCGGATCAATCTGGCCACGGTGCAAATAAACCACTGCACTGGCCGCCGCCGTAACACCCATCATAAAATTACTGGTCGTGGTTGATACCTTAAAGGGCAAACGCATAATATTATCCATTGCGATTACTTTTAGTGCTCCACTTCCAATACCCAGCAAACCCGATAATGTTCCGGCAAAAAGCATCATTAAAAACCCGCCCGGAACATGTTTTACTGCATAAGCATGATCTACACCTTTATCAGGATAAGATCCGTTAAGTTTAAAAAAATTGGCCCATTTATCGGAATTATCTAAAGTAGTATGATCTACTTTTTTCTTTAAGGTCATGATGGCCGAAAAAATCAGGATACAGCCAAATAGAATGGCGATATAGTTGGCATTAAGGTAAACGGCTACAATTGCCCCACAAACGGCTCCTATTGTCGTAGCGATCTCTAAAAACATACCGATACGAATATTGGTAATCCCTTCTTTTACGTAAGCAGCCGCAGACCCCGAAGAAGTAGCGATAACAGAAACAATGGATGCACCAATGGCATAATGAATATCGACCCCCAAAGCCAGCGTGAGTAAGGGTATAATAATTACCCCACCACCCAAGCCTGTTAGCGAGCCCAATAAGCCGGCTAAAAAAGCACCTAATAAAACGATAATGGTAAACAGCAATACCGACATGCGGACAAATATAATGCACTGTTTTTGGCTAAACGAAGGATTGAGGGAATAAAATAAAGTCTATATGTTATATGGATGATGTAAGATGGGTGATGGAAAATGGCAACAGATGAGAAAAATTTATTTATAGAAGGAGATTTACTTGTGTGGCGTAAACGCACTACCCGTATTTGGTGAGCAGTAATTTTATACGATATTCTATAATGATATTTTTCAAAGGCCCTCCAACTGCCATCATTATTGATTTTATATTTATCTAGAGCGTATTTTTCGGGATGCTCACTAAGTGCTATAGTCTAATCAATAAGTTCATCGCGAACCAATATTGCGTGCTTTAAAGAATCTAATGCGATATAATGATAAATTTTTTCCAGTTCTAGCCTTGCTCCTTTACTCCAAACAACTACCATTTACTAGCCTCAGTTTTTAATTGAGCTGCAGAAATAAAATCACCTTGTTCTATTTCAGAATCCCCATCTTCAAGCTCTGCATTATACTGTTCCAATGTTTGAGGTTTCTCAAGTATTCCTTCAGATTTATCTATATTATAATTTAGACCCAATGCATCCAAAACAGCCTTAACAGCTTTCTCTGATTTCTTATTGTCTATATTTACAGTTAGCGTGATCATAATTATAAAGTTAAAAAATAATATGCAGAATTGTTAAACCGTTCTACCTTTAAAATTGCATTGTTGTCAAATTTGATAGGCCATTTAACTAAAACTTGTAATGAAGCTTACTTTCCTTGTTCAAATCCACATGCCGGAAACTTTCCAGCAATTCGAAAGCAATTTGCCTAACCGTTTCGGGTATTGGGTTAATGGTGGATTGGTTACCCCCGGCATCTTTTATCGTCCAGCCCGAAGTGTTTAACACAATACTACCGGTAGCCGCTGATTTAATTAACTTGCCTCTTGTATACGCAATCCCGTCCGAATCAATGATCACCTTTTTATTATTCCACCAGTTTTCCTGGGATACTTTTTTTAATTCGGAACGATCTAATTTAGCAGCATAACCCCACCCTTTCCCTGTTTGATGGGTCAGTTTCAATAAACCGATAAAATTGGTCAGGCTTTTAGGATTATAGATTTCAGCACTACAATACATTTCATAGTGATTCACTTTGAGTTGCCCCAGCAATGCTTTTGCGTGATCGGAATTATGAAAAATTAAAGCGATTTTCTCCGCAATTGAAGAAATAACAGCATCGGTTCCGCTATCATACTCACTACAAAACACTTCTATATCCTTTAATTGTTGTTGCAACAGCGAAACCAGTTCAGCTTTGTTGAGATTGGTTTTCATCCCTAACCGTTACTTGCCTAAGCGCTTAATCATTTCCGCACTTAAATCCCTACCATCATTTAAGCGGTTGGCAAAAAATGATTTGGCAGCTTCGAAATGTTCTTTGTAACCTTTTAAATCGCCATAACCGATAATCGATGCCCATTCGTGCACCGCGGTGTGGAATTCCAAATCGTCGCCACGGATAGATTTATCATATAAAGCCGTATTGATTGATTCTTCCAACATCGCTTCGTTTTTGAAAAGGTATTCGGCAATGCCCAACCTTAGTTTAAAGGGCGGGGTTTGGCAGATCAGGTTATCGTAAGGGTTTACGCCCATTTTATACCAGGCATATACCATGCTTAACAAACTTAAATGCGAATTGGGTTTCTGTTTATGGCTCGCATCCGATAAGCTGAATTCTTTCATGATGTTATCGTCCAGCAGTAAAAGTGCCCGGCTCTCGTGAAAAACGAAATCGCGTGCAGCGTAAATCTTTTCCCTAAACTCAGTTTCATTTTCACAGATCATCAGCTTAAACAATTCAGATTCTGCCTGCGCATAATATTTTACCTGTTTCTGTGCATAAGGATTTAAAATGGCCAAACCAGCGTAAATGTGCGATTTGTAGCTAAAAATTCTCAGTGTAGTTAAAATTTTCACATTATCGATCCCTCCTGCATAAGCCGGATTATCCCAGGGGAAAAACCCTGCATTTTTCCAGGCGGAACCCATGCTTTCGAAACCCATGTGTGTTACCGCCTGCGTATCGGCCACAATGCGGTCGTGCTCCCTATAATCGTCCATTTCAATAATGTTCGATTTTAAAGATTTATAGATTTCCAGCGCTTTGGCATACACCGCATCGGTAGCACGGTGGCGCACCACTACCAGCGTTTGCCCTTCCGGACTAAATGCAGGACCATGTAAAGAATGACAGGTTACAATCTGGGTATCTTCTGGAAGGTGTTTTTCGAAAGCTGCAATTTCGGGATGTTTAACCGAGGTTTGTCCGGCAACTATGGCGCCATATTTAGTAGAGCGGGCAAAAGTAGCCACTACCTCATCAATTTTTTCGGCCTCCACACAATAGATAATAAAGTCTGATTTACGCGCTACCTCATGTCCATCGATTAAAACTTCAATTCCTTTAGGTTCCAGCTCATTTTTTAAATCTGTAAAACGCAAGGGCATATCTGCCCCACATACCTTATAACCAGCGTTTATAAACGATAGCGCATACAATTTGCCCATATCGCCTAAACCAATAATTCCTATTTGCATGAAACAAATGTAACCTATCGCAAATAAATTTATAATAAAACTTAGATAAAATTGTTATTTAGAATGTTAAACCAGAACAATTTTATCGATTTGCCAAAACCTTAAACAAATTTTATTAACCGGAAAATAGATAAAAATGTAGTTTTACATTCTAACACCTATATTTAAACTATGCAGAAAATTAAACACACCCTATTGTTTTTAGGCGCTATGCTATTTATAAACGTTGCGTTTGGGCAAACTTTACCTGACACCACGAAAAATACCGATCCATCATTAAATGGCCAGTATCAGTTCATGTTAAAGAAATCTAAAAGCTTCAACGGCGCAAGGCTGATCAATCCGTCACGCTTATCATCGCTTTGGAAAAGTGTTAGTGATACGCTCAGAAAAGAACGCAAGCAGCTGCAAGAGGCACGTCAGGAAATTAAAGCACAGGCCGATAACATTTCGAGCTTAAAAGGCGAAGTAAATGGAAAAGAAAGTTCGCTGGCCAATGCCAATGCAGCCGTTAACGAAATTAAATTTTTAGGCATATCTTTTAATAAAGGTACTTACAATACCATTGTTTGGGCCATTATTATTGTCCTTGGAGTAGGTTTGGCCTTTGTCATTTTTCAATCCGGCAAATTAAGGCACGAAGCGAAATACAGAACGGAGCTTTATCAGGAAGTGGCCGATGAGTTTCAGGCACACAAGGTAAAAGCAAAAGATAAAGAAATGAAACTTGCACGTGAGCTGCAGGATGAACGTAATAAATGGGACGACGGAAGGGGAAGATAACTTAATCCTTCGACAGGCCACCATTGACAGACTTCAATAGAAAAATCGTCATCTCGACCGAAGGAACGCGGAGCGGAGAGATCTTTAAACTATTGATTTATGTAATCAATTAAAACTCAGGATGACCATACTTTTTCATAAGTAAAGCAGGGCTTGTGGTACTTCGGTTCCGCTAGCCCCGCCATTCGCTTTACCTCACTACGTTCAGTGTTCGCTACTGTCGGGTTTATTTGAATGTAGGCTTGTGCTTGATAGAAAATACCACACGCCTAAAACACGAAACGTTCCTACGGAACGAAAAAAAAATAAACATTTTTTTTCTACCTACGAGTCGTCCCTACGGGACGAATAATCCTTATACGAAACAAAAGGCTGGATGGTAGTTAAACACTAAACATACCTGTTTTCTTCTTAGCTTGATGACAGTGCATGGTGAGATCGAAGGAAAGGGCAAATTATCATCACTAATCGTCCCATCATAACGAATAATCTCTATACGCAATAAAAAGCCTGGATGGTGGCTAAACACTAAACATACTTGTTTTCTTAGCTTGGTGACAGTTCACTGTGAGACAGAAGGCAAGGGCAAATTATCATCACTAATCGTCCGATCGTGACGATTAATATCTATACGTAATATCTATACGCAACAAAAAGCCTGGATGGTAGTTAAACACTAAACATACCTGTTTTCTTCTCAGCTTGATGACAAATACACAATGAGACCGGATGCAAGGGCAAATTATCATCACAAATCGTTCAGTCATGACGAATAATCTTTATCCGCAACAAAAAGCCTGGATGGTAGCTAAACACTAAACATACCCGTTTTCATCTTAGCATGATGACAGTAGACGATGAGACCGAAAGCAAGGACAAATTATCATCACAAATCGTCCTATTGGGACGAATAATCCTTATACGAAACAAAAGGCTGAATGGTAGCTAAAGACTAAACATACCTGCTTTCTTCTTAGCTTGATGATAGTATACGATGAGACAGAATGCATGGGCAAATTATCATCGCAAATCGTCCTATTGGGACGAATAATCCTTATACGAAACAAAAGGCTGGATGGTAGCTAAACATACGTGTTTTCTTCTTAGCTTGATGACAGTGCACGGTGAGACCGAAGGCAAGGGCAACCTTATCATCACAAATCGTCCTGATGGGACGAATAATCCTTATACAAAACAAAAGGTTGGATGGTAGCTAAACACTAAAAGTACCTGTTTTCTTCTTAGCTTGATGACAGTACACGATGAGACAGAATGCATGGGCAACCTTATCATCACAAATCGTCCCGTCGGGACGCCTGCCTGGTAGCCAATTGATATCATGGGCATTTTTCGTTCCGTAGGAACGTTTGGTGATAGACCCATTAATAGACCACACCATTTGGCCACCTAAATCCGATTGAAGCGGTTCCGATCCTTCATCGGAATTAGCGGACAGCGGGACTGCTTTTCGCCAAAGCTAATGGAACTGCTTTCCAAAAAGATAACGGTTAAAAAAACAATTAAATTATTGGATAAATCTGTGTGTACACTTAACAATAGATTTCTCCATTCCGTTACACTTCAGTCGAAATGACGATAACATATTTAATTCTTAATGCTATATTTCAAGCCAACTTCAAATTCGCCGTTGCTATAACTCTGCATTTTTGAGGTATTGGTAGTGTACTGAAACAAAACCGAAAACTGATTTTTATAATTTGCGCCAAAACCTGCAGTAAAGCTGTTGGTACTATGATATATGCCGTTCAGCATGAGTTTGTTTTCTAAAAATTGGAGGTTTACACCTGCATCGAAAATACCATCATAATTCTGCACCCCTCTGTACACCAATTTTGGTTCGATACTGTTTATGACCTTATCGGTATTAAATTTATAACCTGCGGCAATAAAATAAATCGATCGGTCTACCACGTTGCGCAGTACATCTCTTTTAAAAAACCGTTTAAGATTAGGCAAAGCACCCTGAAGCGTCAATCTATCGGTGCGGTAAGCTACCCCAAAATCGCCATCCAGATATAACCTGCGATCATTAAAACTATTGAGTACATCATCGTCTAAATCGCCTTTGGCTTTACCAAGGTCAACCCATTCGTTCATGATACCAGCCGATAAACCAAAATCCAGGAAGCTGGCCTCGCCGTTTAAAGGTAAATGGTAAGAATAGGTTACGGTTGCCCTCGTCCGGTTAATGGCTCCGGCACCTTCATTGTAAAAAAGCACCCCCAAACCTACTTTATTACCGGCCAAACCATAATCGCCAGTTAAATATTGAATTTTTGGCGCACCATCTACTCCTGTCCACTGCGTTTTAAATGCGGCATTTAAATTTAATCCGGTTTCTAAACCCGCCATTGCCGGATTGGCCAGAAACTGGTTCTGATAGTAGATGCTCCCCATTGGGTTAAGCTGTGCAAGTGCCGGCATCGCAAACAAAAACAACAGCCCCGCTATATAACATTTCATTTCTCTCACGCTGTTATTTTTTATATAAGATTGATATAAAACCTTTAATAGAGCCATCAGCCCCCAAATCGAGCATATAATAATAGGTATCCTCCGTAAGTGGCTTCCCATTAAAGTAGCCATCCCAGTTGTTCTGGTAGCTTTGGGTAGCATAAATCAGCCTTCCTCCCCTATCAAAAATGGATAATTTGTTGTTCGGATATTTTTCTAAGCCCTTAATTACAAAAAAATCGTTTTTCCCATCTCCGTTTGGGCTAAGAATATTATTTACAATAGCTACTTCGGCAGTAGTTTGTATAATGAGAAAGGGCTGTAAAAAACCCTGGGTTAAGGTTGTGTTGGTGACCTGAAAAGTTTGTACCAGGGCCATTTCACCGATACTAAAATCGTATAATTGATTATTAATCTTACCGCTGCCACTGGCCGAATTAACCACATAGGGCAAACTTTGCGCATTTACCTTTCTCCCGAAAAACATCAACAGCAGGAGAACAAACAAATAGGATATTTTTCTCATCGTGTTTAGTTTAAAGAAATCCAGGCTGCGCCGTCACTTTGAATGGTGAAGGTTTTTGCTCCGGTAATGGTGGTGATATTAGAATCATCATTCAACAAAACAGGACTATTTAACGTAACATCACCAGATGATAAAGCCTTCACAATGACATAAATCCTTCCTTTACAGCTCGATGCGGTTGGAAGATTAACATTTACCGCCGTACCTGCATTTTTTATCCGGACCGCATAATGACTCGCATCGAGTGTTAATGCGCCTGTGGCCGTATAGGTTAAAATACTTGCTGCAACAGAACCATTAATGTTTAAAGTACTGGCATTGGCCGGGGCATAAGCCGTAGAAGTAGCAGCCGCAGTTCCGTTAAGGGTTAATGTACCGCCATTCGCTGCAAAATCGCCGGTTATTAATGGGTATGAAGTACTGGAGTTAGCTACAACCAGGGTATTACTTACGTTTGTACTGTTAGCTGCAGCATTGCTTCCAATAAAAACATTCCCGGCACCATTGTTTTTCGAACCAGCTGCATAACCCACTGCGGTATTATTGTCGCCATTACTGGCTTCGAGCGCCAGGCTTCCTATAGCCGTGTTTGAAATGCCTGTTCCATTAGCCATTAGTGTATGAGTACCCACAGCTGTATTGTTTGATCCTACCGTATTAATGGCCAGGGCCTGCGAACCAAAACCACTGTTGTTGATCGCACTAAAACTGCGCTGTAAAACCTGGTAACCAAAAGCACTGTTTTCGTAACCTGAAATGTTTACAGATAATGCTTCGCGCCCGAATGCACTGTTGTAAAAGCCCGATACATTGGCGGTAAGTGTTTTATAACCGTAAGAAATATTGTTTTCGGATGAGTTGCCTAAACGGCCAGATTTTAAACCGTTAACCAAAAAGTTAATGGCTACATCATCTGTATTGCCTAAAAAATTATTGACTTGATCGGTATTACCCGTATTCCCTTTTAATGCCCATGCATTAGCATTTGCAAATAATGTCCTGCTGATTAATTCGGGTTTACCTGTTGTTGCGTTGGTGATGTACACTTTGTTGGCATCGCTCAGGCCATCGGTAGTTAGTTTAGCTAGGGTAACCGAAGCATCCGCCAGCTTTGGGCTGGTTACCGATCCATCGGCTAGTTGAAGCGTATTGACGGCCAAATCGTCGATATTAATATTTTTAACTTCTTTATTCCCGATTTTTATAGAGGTTACAGCAGCATCAGCCAGTTTTGGCGTGCTTACCGAAGCATCTGCAAGCTGCAGTGTGTTAACAGCTGCATCGTTTATATTGATATTTTTAACTTCTTTGTTTCCAATTTTTACCGAGGTTACGGCAGCATCGGCTAATTTTGGCGTTGTTACTGATCCATCTGCCAGTTTAAGGGTATTAACCGCTCCGGCATTGATATCAATGACCACATCTTTCAATAAAGCCGTAGCGCCATTAGCGCTAATGCTTAAATCGGTTGAGCTTAATGCCTTAGCACCTGATAATTGACTCACATCCAATGTTACGGGTTTCCAGGCTGCCCCATCAAATAGCAACACCTGATTATTAACTGGTGAAGCGGCATTTAATGTTTTTCCCTGAAGATTAGCTAATGTAGGGTTTGGGTAATTGCCTGTTAAGT
This genomic interval carries:
- a CDS encoding prephenate dehydrogenase; protein product: MQIGIIGLGDMGKLYALSFINAGYKVCGADMPLRFTDLKNELEPKGIEVLIDGHEVARKSDFIIYCVEAEKIDEVVATFARSTKYGAIVAGQTSVKHPEIAAFEKHLPEDTQIVTCHSLHGPAFSPEGQTLVVVRHRATDAVYAKALEIYKSLKSNIIEMDDYREHDRIVADTQAVTHMGFESMGSAWKNAGFFPWDNPAYAGGIDNVKILTTLRIFSYKSHIYAGLAILNPYAQKQVKYYAQAESELFKLMICENETEFREKIYAARDFVFHESRALLLLDDNIMKEFSLSDASHKQKPNSHLSLLSMVYAWYKMGVNPYDNLICQTPPFKLRLGIAEYLFKNEAMLEESINTALYDKSIRGDDLEFHTAVHEWASIIGYGDLKGYKEHFEAAKSFFANRLNDGRDLSAEMIKRLGK
- a CDS encoding permease; the encoded protein is MSVLLFTIIVLLGAFLAGLLGSLTGLGGGVIIIPLLTLALGVDIHYAIGASIVSVIATSSGSAAAYVKEGITNIRIGMFLEIATTIGAVCGAIVAVYLNANYIAILFGCILIFSAIMTLKKKVDHTTLDNSDKWANFFKLNGSYPDKGVDHAYAVKHVPGGFLMMLFAGTLSGLLGIGSGALKVIAMDNIMRLPFKVSTTTSNFMMGVTAAASAVVYLHRGQIDPGIAMPVCIGVLTGATVGSKVLLKAKTGRLKIVFAVVVAFLALQMIYKGISGL